From Apteryx mantelli isolate bAptMan1 chromosome 14, bAptMan1.hap1, whole genome shotgun sequence, the proteins below share one genomic window:
- the LOC106487191 gene encoding myeloid protein 1-like: MSALSLITLVSLVSTVFAKQWDAHPPQQHRHWAQICSGNPTNKIRGCDRYGCGGYGADRHSGKGKHVGVDVICADGARVYAPFSGQLSGPIKFFHNGNAIDDGVQIRGSGYCVKLICIHPIRYQGTIQRGQELGRMLPMQRVFPGIVSHIHVENCDRSDPTDLLKPDVSPFPQQDQYWATLCSGNIANEIRGCDKYGCGYYGAPRRNGKGKHIGVDVICADGATVYAPFSGQLSGPIKIFHNGNAIDDGVQISGSGFCVKLLCIHPIRYSGRIAKGQVLGRMLPMQRVFPGITSHIHVENCDRSDPTKNLERGKGKKI, translated from the exons ATGTCAGCTCTCAGTCTGATCACTttggtcagcttggtgtccactg TTTTTGCCAAGCAGTGGGACGCGCACCCACCCCAACAACACAGACACTGGGCACAGATATGCAGTGGGAATCCTACCAACAAAATCCGAGGCTGTGATAGATACGGCTGTGGCGGTTATGGCGCTGACAG ACACAGTGGTAAAGGAAAGCACGTGGGTGTGGATGTCATCTGTGCTGATGGAGCAAGAGTGTATGCTCCCTTTTCTGGCCAGCTCTCTGGACCCATTAAATTCTTTCATAATGGAAATGCCATTGATGATGGAGTCCAAATCAGAGGATCAG GTTACTGCGTAAAACTCATCTGTATTCACCCTATCAGATACCAAGGCACCATCCAGAGGGGGCAAGAACTTGGAAGAATGCTGCCAATGCAGAGAGTATTTCCTGGCATTGTGTCTCACATCCATGTTGAGAACTGTGACCGCTCTGATCCTACTGATCTACTTAAACCTG ATGTTTCACCATTTCCACAACAAGATCAATACTGGGCTACACTATGTTCTGGGAATATTGCAAACGAGATAAGAGGCTGTGATAAATATGGCTGTGGATACTACGGAGCTCCAAG ACGCAATGGTAAAGGAAAGCACATAGGTGTGGATGTCATCTGTGCTGACGGAGCAACAGTCTATGCTCCCTTTTCCGGCCAGCTCTCTGGACCCATTAAAATCTTTCATAATGGAAATGCCATTGATGATGGAGTCCAAATCAGTGGATCAG GTTTCTGCGTAAAACTGCTCTGTATCCATCCCATTAGATACAGCGGTAGAATTGCTAAGGGGCAAGTCCTTGGGAGAATGCTCCCAATGCAAAGAGTATTTCCTGGTATCACATCTCATATTCACGTTGAGAACTGCGATCGCTCAGATCCTACTAAAAATCTCgaaagggggaaaggaaaaaaaatataa
- the FBXL21 gene encoding F-box/LRR-repeat protein 21 translates to MKRARQKVVVENEAPQTLQKNKKQKTCFRGSPLGDSNLHASDWGSLPHHVILRIFQFLPLVDRARASSVCRKWNETFHVPDLWRKFEFELNQPATSYLKSTHPDLIQQIIKRHADHLQYVSFKVDSSTESAEAACDILSQLVNCSIKTLGLISTAKPSFMNVSKAHFASALTVVFVNSKSLSSIKIDDTPVDDPSLKVLVANNSNTLKLLKMSSCPHVSPAGILCVADQCHGLKELALNYYILSDELLLALSSEKHVDLEHLRIDVVSENPGQVEFHTIKKQSWDALVKHSPKVNIVMYFFLYEEEFDAFFREETPVTHLYFGRAVSKAMLGRIGMNCPRLIELVVCANGLQPLDDELIRIAERCKNLTAMGLGECEVTCRGFIEFVKMCGGRLTQLSIMEEVLIPDNDYNLDQLHSEVSKHLGRMWFPDMMPTW, encoded by the exons ATGAAGAGAGCTAGGCAGAAGGTTGTGGTAGAAAATGAAGCTCCTCAaacattacagaaaaacaaaaaacagaaaacttgtttccGTGGATCACCGCTTGGTGACTCCAACTTGCACGCCTCGGATTGGGGAAGCCTTCCGCACCATGTTATTCTGCGTATTTTTCAGTTTCTACCTTTAGTAGATCGAGCGAGGGCATCTTCTGTTTGTCGAAAGTGGAATGAAACTTTTCATGTCCCAGATCTCTGGAGGAAGTTTGAATTTGAACTTAACCAGCCAGCTACTTCTTACTTAAAGTCTACTCATCCTGATCTCATTCAGCAGATCATCAAGAGGCATGCTGATCATCTGCAGTACGTCAGCTTCAAG GTTGATAGtagtactgagtcagcagaagcAGCCTGTGACATCCTTTCTCAGTTGGTGAACTGTTCTATCAAGACACTGGGTTTGATTTCTACGGCAAAACCAAGCTTCATGAATGTCTCTAAG gctcATTTTGCTTCAGCACTGACAGTGGTTTTTGTAAACTCCAAGTCATTATCATCAATCAAGATAGATGACACACCAGTTGATGATCCTTCCTTGAAGGTTCTTGTCGCTAACAATAGCAATACTCTAAAACTGCTAAAAATGAGCAGTTGTCCTCATGTATCACCTGCTG gAATTCTTTGTGTTGCTGATCAGTGTCATGGACTTAAGGAGCTGGCTTTGAACTACTACATTTTAAGTGATGAACTGCTGCTGGCTCTTTCAAGTGAAAAACATGTTGATCTTGAACACCTTCGGATAGACGTTGTGAGTGAAAATCCTGGACAAGTTGAATTTCATACTATTAAAAAGCAAAGCTGGGATGCTCTTGTTAAACACTCCCCCAAAGTCAACATTGTGATGTATTTCTTCTTATATGAAGAAGAATTTGATGCTTTCTTCAGAGAGGAGACCCCTGTTACACACCTTTACTTTGGTCGTGCAGTAAGCAAAGCAATGTTAGGTCGCATTGGCATGAATTGCCCAAGGTTAATTGAGCTGGTTGTGTGTGCTAATGGACTTCAGCCTTTGGATGATGAACTTATTCGGATTGCTGAGCGCTGTAAGAACTTAACAGCAATGGGTCTTGGTGAATGTGAAGTAACTTGTAGGGGTTTTATTGAATTTGTAAAGATGTGTGGAGGCAGGCTCACCCAGCTTTCTATAATGGAGGAGGTATTGATTCCAGATAACGATTATAACTTAGATCAACTTCATTCTGAAGTCTCCAAGCACCTTGGAAGAATGTGGTTTCCTGATATGATGCCAACATGGTGA